Proteins encoded in a region of the Flavobacteriaceae bacterium HL-DH10 genome:
- a CDS encoding DUF6090 family protein, protein MIKFFRKIRQKMLTENKFSKYLLYAIGEIVLVVIGILIALQINNWNEKQKLAEKTQEYYGQLLDDLKSDIKFSKHYLEESSIYLNEYNIYTKAYNKEVLNPIQFYEQISKLDLETPPLTFNTNTIESLQSTGDIGLIPSNIRNRLIDLKRLQTLSIKRFEDTDDGKSEITQNLSRLLGSTTLPKRLENQPKMKEFLNIDENLRMLILVYEGIHRWKYLSLKETKGRLEEMQKEINSIIELINKKLKK, encoded by the coding sequence ATGATAAAATTCTTTAGAAAAATAAGACAGAAAATGTTGACTGAAAACAAATTCAGTAAATATCTTCTTTATGCCATTGGTGAAATAGTCCTTGTTGTTATTGGAATATTAATTGCACTTCAAATTAATAACTGGAATGAAAAGCAAAAATTAGCCGAAAAGACACAAGAATATTATGGACAATTATTAGACGACTTGAAAAGTGATATTAAATTTTCTAAACACTACCTTGAAGAGTCTAGCATTTATCTAAATGAATATAATATATATACAAAAGCATATAACAAAGAGGTATTAAACCCAATTCAATTTTATGAACAGATTTCCAAACTCGATCTGGAAACCCCACCTTTGACATTTAATACAAATACTATAGAATCACTTCAGAGCACTGGTGATATTGGATTAATTCCTTCTAATATAAGAAATAGATTAATCGACCTAAAACGTTTACAAACCCTCAGTATAAAACGTTTTGAAGATACAGATGACGGAAAGAGTGAAATCACTCAAAATTTAAGTCGTTTGTTAGGATCAACAACGTTACCAAAAAGACTAGAAAATCAACCAAAAATGAAGGAATTCTTAAATATAGATGAAAATTTAAGAATGTTGATTTTAGTTTATGAAGGAATACACCGCTGGAAATATTTATCACTTAAAGAAACCAAAGGGAGATTAGAAGAAATGCAAAAGGAAATAAATTCAATTATAGAATTAATTAATAAGAAATTAAAGAAATAA
- the purL gene encoding phosphoribosylformylglycinamidine synthase produces the protein MIHFFGNVTSKVFAVQTTKELSTESISKLVWLFGDQPKIEQASLDAFFVGPRAAMITPWSTNAVEITQNMGISDIIRIEEFQAIPEDFQDFDPMISEKFKGLNQDSFTIDIKPEPILNIEDIAAYNAQEGLSLSDEEVAYLEGVAKKIDRPLTDSEVFGFSQVNSEHCRHKIFNGTFVIDGVEKPTSLFKLIRKTSETHPNTIVSAYKDNVAFVEGPKVEQFAPKRADIPDYYTTQDFNSVISLKAETHNFPTTVEPFNGAATGSGGEIRDRLAGGKGSLPLAGTAVYMTSYSRLEENRPWEQKFEARDWLYQTPMDILIKASNGASDFGNKFGQPLITGSVLTFEHAENDSASTSKSRKLGFDKVIMQAGGIGYGKKEQALKDTPKEGDKIVILGGENYRIGMGGAAVSSADTGEFASGIELNAVQRSNPEMQKRAANAVRGMVESEENFIVSIHDHGAGGHLNCLSELVEDTGGKIDLDALPVGDPTLSDKEIIGNESQERMGLVIAEKHIDTLQRIAERERSPMYTVGDVTGDNRFTFESKTNGHKPMDLAMEDMFGSSPKTILTDKTVLRNYKNPRYKTKNLQIYLEQVLQLEAVACKDWLTNKVDRCVGGKVAKQQCVGPLQIPLNNVGVMALDYKGKEGIATSIGHAPISALINPEAGSRNAITESLTNIIWAPLKDNLTSVSLSANWMWPCKNEGEDARLYKAVEAVSEFAIDLGINVPTGKDSLSMKQKYPNEDVIAPGTVIISAAGNCNEISKVVEPVLQVNGQNIYYINVSQDDFKLGGSSFNQVLNTIGNDAPDVKNTAFVKNVFNTIQNLIKADKISAGHDVASGGLITTLLEMCFADVNLGADYNISSLLEDDSIKVLFSENSGIVFQADASIENILAENNIEFFNIGTANNSGKITIKNNDDTFAFDVTEIRDVWYKTSFLLDQKQTANGLAQDRFDNYKNQPLQYTFPKQFTGKLPEINGKRPKAAILREKGSNSEREMANAMYLAGFDVKDVHMTDLISGRETLEDIQFLGAVGGFSNSDVLGSAKGWAGAIKYNEKANKAIQNFFEREDTLSVGICNGCQLFMELEEINPDHEIHGKMLHNDSHKHESSFTSVKIQENNSVMLSTLAGSTLGVWISHGEGKFNLPYGEDKYQIVAKYGYEGYPHNPNGSDFNTAMMCDKTGRHLVTMPHIERSTFQWNWANYPEGRKDEVTPWLEGFLNARLWIENK, from the coding sequence ATGATTCATTTCTTTGGAAACGTAACCAGTAAGGTATTTGCTGTTCAAACAACAAAAGAATTATCAACTGAGAGCATCTCAAAATTAGTTTGGTTATTTGGTGACCAACCTAAAATAGAACAAGCATCACTAGATGCTTTTTTTGTTGGACCGCGTGCGGCTATGATAACGCCTTGGAGTACCAATGCGGTTGAGATTACCCAGAATATGGGAATTTCTGATATTATTAGAATTGAAGAATTTCAAGCTATTCCTGAAGATTTTCAAGATTTTGACCCGATGATTTCTGAGAAATTCAAAGGACTGAATCAAGACTCTTTTACCATCGATATTAAACCAGAACCTATTCTTAATATTGAAGACATTGCAGCTTACAATGCACAGGAAGGCTTATCGTTAAGCGATGAAGAGGTAGCATATTTAGAAGGTGTTGCAAAAAAAATTGATAGACCGTTAACCGATTCTGAAGTATTTGGGTTTTCGCAAGTAAACTCAGAACACTGTCGTCATAAGATTTTCAACGGAACGTTTGTTATTGATGGGGTTGAAAAACCAACGTCGCTTTTTAAATTAATTAGAAAAACATCTGAAACACACCCTAACACCATTGTTTCGGCGTACAAAGATAATGTGGCTTTTGTTGAAGGCCCTAAAGTGGAACAATTTGCACCTAAGCGTGCCGATATTCCTGATTATTATACTACACAAGATTTTAATTCGGTTATTTCGCTTAAAGCGGAAACACATAATTTCCCAACTACAGTTGAGCCTTTTAATGGTGCTGCAACAGGTTCGGGTGGTGAAATTAGAGATAGATTAGCTGGTGGAAAAGGCTCACTACCACTAGCGGGAACAGCGGTTTACATGACCTCGTATTCACGTTTAGAAGAAAACAGACCTTGGGAACAAAAATTTGAAGCTAGAGATTGGCTATACCAAACGCCAATGGATATTTTAATTAAAGCATCAAATGGCGCATCCGATTTTGGAAATAAATTTGGACAACCTTTAATTACTGGTTCGGTACTTACTTTTGAACATGCTGAGAATGATTCGGCAAGCACTTCAAAATCAAGAAAACTTGGTTTCGATAAAGTAATTATGCAAGCTGGAGGTATTGGTTATGGTAAAAAAGAACAGGCTTTAAAAGACACACCAAAAGAAGGCGATAAAATAGTCATTCTTGGTGGTGAAAATTATAGAATTGGTATGGGTGGTGCTGCGGTATCTAGTGCCGATACTGGCGAATTTGCATCAGGTATCGAATTAAACGCTGTACAACGTTCTAACCCGGAAATGCAAAAACGTGCTGCCAATGCCGTTCGTGGTATGGTAGAGAGTGAAGAAAACTTTATTGTGTCTATTCACGATCATGGTGCTGGCGGACATTTAAATTGCTTATCAGAACTAGTTGAAGATACGGGTGGAAAGATAGATTTAGATGCTTTACCTGTTGGAGATCCAACACTTTCTGATAAAGAAATTATTGGTAACGAATCTCAAGAACGTATGGGACTTGTGATTGCCGAGAAGCATATTGATACCTTACAACGTATTGCAGAACGCGAACGCTCGCCAATGTACACGGTTGGTGATGTTACAGGAGACAATAGATTTACTTTTGAATCTAAAACCAACGGACATAAACCTATGGATTTAGCCATGGAAGATATGTTTGGTAGTTCGCCAAAAACTATTTTAACAGACAAAACGGTTTTAAGAAATTACAAAAACCCGAGATATAAAACCAAGAATTTACAAATCTATTTAGAGCAAGTGTTACAATTAGAAGCTGTTGCTTGTAAAGATTGGTTAACAAATAAAGTAGACCGTTGTGTTGGTGGTAAAGTTGCCAAACAACAATGTGTAGGACCTTTACAAATTCCTTTAAATAACGTAGGTGTTATGGCACTAGATTATAAAGGAAAAGAAGGTATTGCGACTTCTATTGGTCATGCACCTATTTCGGCATTAATTAATCCGGAAGCAGGAAGTAGAAATGCCATTACAGAATCGCTTACCAATATTATTTGGGCACCATTAAAAGATAATTTAACGTCTGTTTCTTTATCTGCTAACTGGATGTGGCCTTGTAAAAATGAAGGTGAAGATGCGCGTTTGTATAAAGCTGTAGAAGCTGTTTCAGAATTTGCTATAGATTTAGGAATCAATGTGCCGACAGGGAAAGATTCCTTATCAATGAAACAAAAATATCCTAATGAAGATGTTATTGCGCCTGGAACCGTTATTATTTCGGCTGCAGGAAACTGTAATGAAATCAGTAAAGTTGTAGAACCTGTTTTACAGGTAAACGGACAAAATATTTATTATATAAATGTTTCTCAAGACGATTTTAAACTAGGCGGAAGTTCTTTCAATCAGGTTTTAAACACCATTGGAAACGATGCTCCCGATGTAAAGAACACTGCTTTTGTTAAAAACGTGTTTAATACCATTCAAAATCTAATCAAAGCAGATAAAATTTCTGCTGGACATGATGTGGCTTCTGGAGGATTAATTACAACCTTATTAGAAATGTGTTTTGCTGATGTGAATTTAGGAGCAGATTACAATATTTCTTCTTTACTAGAAGACGATTCAATTAAAGTATTATTCTCTGAAAATTCGGGTATTGTTTTTCAGGCTGATGCATCTATTGAAAACATTTTAGCTGAAAACAATATTGAATTTTTCAATATAGGAACCGCTAACAATTCTGGAAAAATCACCATTAAAAATAATGATGATACGTTTGCTTTTGATGTTACCGAAATAAGAGATGTGTGGTATAAAACCTCGTTCTTATTAGATCAAAAACAAACAGCAAATGGTTTAGCACAAGACCGTTTTGATAATTATAAAAATCAGCCACTTCAATATACATTCCCAAAACAGTTTACTGGAAAACTGCCAGAAATAAACGGAAAAAGACCAAAAGCAGCTATTCTTCGTGAAAAAGGAAGTAATTCTGAACGCGAAATGGCAAACGCTATGTATTTAGCAGGTTTTGATGTAAAAGATGTACACATGACCGATTTAATTTCGGGTCGTGAAACTCTAGAAGATATTCAATTTTTAGGTGCTGTTGGAGGTTTTAGCAACTCCGATGTTTTAGGGTCTGCCAAAGGTTGGGCCGGCGCTATTAAGTACAACGAAAAAGCAAATAAGGCGATTCAGAATTTCTTTGAAAGAGAAGATACGTTATCTGTTGGAATCTGTAATGGTTGTCAATTGTTTATGGAATTAGAAGAAATTAACCCTGATCATGAAATTCATGGTAAGATGCTTCATAACGATTCGCATAAACACGAAAGTTCTTTTACATCAGTTAAAATTCAAGAGAATAATTCGGTAATGCTTTCAACGCTTGCTGGAAGTACTTTAGGCGTTTGGATTTCTCATGGTGAAGGAAAATTTAATTTACCTTACGGTGAAGATAAATACCAAATTGTTGCTAAATATGGTTATGAAGGATACCCTCACAACCCAAATGGTTCTGATTTTAACACCGCTATGATGTGTGATAAAACAGGTCGTCATTTAGTAACCATGCCACATATTGAGCGTTCTACCTTCCAATGGAACTGGGCAAACTACCCTGAAGGACGTAAGGATGAAGTAACACCTTGGTTAGAAGGATTTTTAAATGCTAGACTTTGGATTGAAAACAAATAG
- the ppdK gene encoding pyruvate, phosphate dikinase, which translates to MELLEEAKTRVYRFGNKSADGNSEMKNLLGGKGANLAEMSAIGIPVPPGFTITTEVCTDYNLLGEEAVLSMIKEEVEASIVNIERLMGTKFGDKNNPLLVSVRSGARVSMPGMMDTVLNLGINDEVVLGLAIKTKNEHFAWDSYRRFIQMYGGVVLGMKPASKEDIDPFEEIMENLKEKRGIYLDTEFSIQDLKDLVYDFKDAVKKQTGHDFPINPWDQLWGAIIAVFNSWNGNRAIYYRNMHGYPEDWGTAVNVQAMVYGNMGDNSGTGVCFTRDAGTGENVFNGEYLINAQGEDVVAGVRTPQQITRLGSKRWATLAKIEEQDRFENYPSLEELMPSIYKELDAYQQKLEGHYRDMQDMEFTIQDGKLWILQTRTGKRTGAAMVKIAIDLLKENKIDEAEALLRIEPNKLDELLHPIFDPDALKTALIIAQGLPASPGAATGKIVFFADEANKFKTSILVRIETSPEDLEGMNIAKGILTARGGMTSHAAVVARGMGKCCISGAGALKINYKKRTLTVDGHEYHEGDWISLNGSTGNIIEGKVNTIEPKLTGEFAEIMKLSDKYSVMKVRTNADTPKDARVARSFGAQGIGLTRTEHMFFEVDRIKAMREMILADTVKGRKLALDELLPMQREDFEGIFEAMAGLPVTIRLLDPPLHEFVPHQLETQRSLAEDMHISLEAVKIKVAELEEFNPMLGHRGCRLGITYPEITAMQTRAIIEAALNVKAKGKIAIPEIMVPLVGTVKEFEVQEDIIRNTAHTVFKERNDSIDYLVGTMIEIPRAALLADKIAKRADFFSFGTNDLTQMTFGYSRDDASKFLPVYLEKGVLKVDPFEVLDQEGVGQLVKIGTERGRSIKPNLKVGICGEHGGEPSSVEFCYNVGMNYVSCSPYRVPIARLVSAQAVIKEKV; encoded by the coding sequence ATGGAACTACTAGAAGAAGCAAAAACAAGAGTTTACAGATTTGGAAATAAATCGGCTGACGGAAATAGTGAAATGAAAAATTTACTAGGTGGTAAAGGGGCAAATTTAGCAGAAATGAGTGCCATAGGTATTCCTGTTCCACCAGGATTTACGATTACTACAGAAGTTTGTACAGATTATAATTTACTTGGAGAAGAGGCTGTTTTAAGCATGATAAAAGAAGAGGTGGAAGCGTCTATTGTAAATATTGAAAGGTTAATGGGAACTAAATTTGGCGACAAAAATAATCCGTTACTGGTGTCTGTGCGTTCTGGCGCAAGGGTTTCTATGCCTGGGATGATGGATACTGTTTTAAATCTTGGTATAAACGATGAGGTTGTTTTAGGATTAGCAATAAAAACTAAAAACGAACATTTTGCTTGGGATTCTTACCGACGTTTTATTCAAATGTATGGCGGAGTGGTTTTAGGAATGAAGCCTGCTTCAAAAGAAGATATTGATCCGTTTGAAGAAATCATGGAAAACCTTAAAGAGAAAAGAGGTATTTATTTAGATACAGAATTTTCTATTCAAGATTTAAAAGATTTAGTTTATGATTTTAAAGATGCTGTTAAAAAACAAACAGGACATGATTTTCCGATAAATCCTTGGGATCAACTTTGGGGAGCCATTATAGCAGTTTTTAATAGTTGGAATGGTAATAGAGCTATTTACTACAGAAATATGCATGGGTATCCAGAAGATTGGGGAACGGCTGTGAATGTACAAGCTATGGTATATGGAAATATGGGCGACAATTCGGGTACAGGTGTTTGTTTTACACGTGATGCTGGAACTGGAGAAAATGTTTTTAATGGTGAATATTTAATAAATGCTCAAGGAGAAGATGTAGTTGCAGGCGTAAGAACACCACAGCAAATTACTAGATTAGGATCGAAACGTTGGGCAACATTAGCAAAAATTGAAGAGCAAGATAGATTCGAAAATTATCCATCATTAGAAGAATTAATGCCTTCTATTTATAAAGAATTGGATGCATATCAGCAAAAATTAGAAGGGCATTATCGCGATATGCAAGATATGGAGTTTACTATTCAAGATGGCAAACTTTGGATTTTACAAACCAGAACTGGTAAACGAACTGGTGCTGCTATGGTAAAAATAGCTATAGATCTTTTAAAAGAAAATAAGATTGATGAAGCAGAAGCGTTATTACGAATAGAGCCTAATAAACTAGATGAATTGTTACATCCCATTTTTGATCCTGATGCTTTAAAAACGGCTCTTATAATTGCACAAGGCTTACCTGCTTCTCCTGGTGCTGCGACTGGAAAAATTGTTTTTTTTGCAGATGAAGCCAATAAATTCAAGACTAGTATTTTAGTCAGAATTGAAACATCTCCTGAAGATTTAGAGGGTATGAATATTGCTAAGGGTATTTTAACTGCTCGTGGTGGTATGACCTCGCATGCCGCTGTTGTTGCAAGAGGTATGGGGAAATGCTGCATTTCTGGAGCAGGAGCTTTAAAAATTAATTATAAAAAGAGAACACTTACAGTAGACGGTCATGAATATCATGAAGGTGATTGGATTTCTTTAAACGGTTCTACAGGTAATATAATTGAAGGGAAAGTTAATACCATAGAGCCTAAATTAACAGGTGAGTTTGCAGAAATCATGAAACTGTCCGATAAGTATAGTGTTATGAAAGTAAGAACCAATGCCGATACCCCAAAAGATGCTCGAGTTGCACGGAGTTTTGGTGCACAAGGTATAGGTTTAACCAGAACGGAACATATGTTTTTTGAAGTTGACCGGATTAAAGCCATGCGAGAAATGATTTTGGCAGATACTGTAAAAGGAAGAAAGCTAGCTTTAGACGAATTATTACCCATGCAGCGAGAAGATTTTGAAGGTATTTTTGAAGCTATGGCAGGTTTACCAGTAACCATTAGGTTGTTAGATCCACCTTTACATGAATTTGTACCACATCAGTTAGAAACTCAAAGAAGTTTAGCTGAAGATATGCATATTTCATTAGAAGCCGTAAAAATAAAAGTGGCCGAATTAGAAGAGTTTAATCCTATGCTAGGACATAGAGGTTGCCGTTTAGGTATTACTTATCCTGAAATTACTGCAATGCAAACCCGAGCAATTATTGAAGCCGCTTTAAATGTAAAAGCAAAAGGTAAAATTGCTATTCCCGAAATCATGGTGCCTTTAGTAGGAACAGTTAAAGAATTTGAAGTACAAGAAGACATTATTAGAAATACAGCGCATACCGTTTTTAAAGAAAGAAATGATAGTATAGATTATTTGGTAGGAACCATGATTGAAATTCCTAGAGCAGCTTTATTAGCCGATAAGATTGCCAAACGGGCAGATTTCTTTTCATTTGGAACAAATGATTTAACTCAAATGACTTTTGGGTATTCGCGTGACGATGCTAGTAAATTCTTGCCTGTTTATCTTGAAAAAGGTGTTTTAAAAGTCGATCCGTTTGAAGTTTTAGATCAAGAAGGCGTAGGGCAGTTGGTTAAGATAGGAACAGAACGCGGTAGAAGTATAAAACCTAATTTAAAAGTTGGAATTTGTGGCGAACATGGTGGCGAACCTAGTTCGGTAGAATTTTGTTATAATGTAGGTATGAATTATGTGAGTTGTTCGCCTTATAGAGTACCAATTGCAAGATTAGTTTCTGCTCAAGCAGTAATAAAAGAAAAGGTATAG
- a CDS encoding DUF3360 family protein, protein MKTYKEQHKPASDFESRSDYLDHELQIMKPKRFKLNLPGRDFRFEWEDLVPALAGTLGIIAMYSSVMMAWANGLTEAWDHITLGKEFAIEVSRVEMIIPAFLFVILASGFFNPRANLAGNHGPMIPLIATIALAGAHPLALAILIGVFGLLLSYFKGGSRLVNLTSKGVAGGLLTFLGFMGAISQIKTIQNWGMGLESTAVEAGSMGYLALIILSFTVILYSFLARIDKRWLAIPACAILALAIALIGGAGFDLQITTEIGLPNLNPAYWWGSTDEGWMLGLPKMEHFIASLPFAILAVAMWSPDFLGHRIFQEMNYPKKSEKVLMDVDDTMTMCSIRQMVGTAVGGGNITSSWGTYLIPAAIAKRPIPAGAILLGLMVMAVAILGSPMDVAVWPPVRCIALLVGVFLPMIEAGIQMIKKSSCAQAAGVCVFMAMVTNPVLAWALAMFLDNNGLIGDKDRAKKLSVIDRLVIPLTILIICVAAVLVVGMLRGSYGIESFL, encoded by the coding sequence ATGAAAACTTATAAAGAACAGCATAAACCGGCTTCAGATTTTGAGAGTCGATCAGATTACCTAGATCATGAATTGCAAATAATGAAACCTAAAAGATTCAAATTAAATCTTCCAGGAAGAGATTTTAGGTTTGAATGGGAAGATTTAGTGCCAGCACTTGCAGGAACTCTTGGTATTATAGCTATGTATTCGTCAGTAATGATGGCTTGGGCTAACGGTTTAACCGAAGCTTGGGATCACATTACACTAGGGAAGGAATTTGCTATTGAGGTATCTAGAGTGGAGATGATAATTCCTGCCTTTTTGTTTGTTATTTTGGCTTCTGGGTTTTTTAATCCTAGAGCAAATTTAGCAGGTAATCATGGACCTATGATTCCGCTTATTGCAACAATTGCTTTAGCAGGAGCGCACCCTTTAGCTTTAGCAATCTTAATTGGTGTATTTGGACTCTTACTTAGTTATTTTAAAGGTGGATCTCGCTTAGTAAATTTAACAAGTAAAGGCGTTGCTGGTGGATTATTAACCTTTTTAGGTTTTATGGGAGCAATAAGTCAAATTAAAACCATTCAAAATTGGGGCATGGGACTTGAATCAACAGCTGTTGAAGCAGGATCTATGGGTTATTTAGCCTTAATTATTTTAAGTTTTACAGTAATTTTATACAGTTTTCTTGCTCGAATAGATAAGCGTTGGTTAGCTATTCCTGCTTGTGCAATTTTAGCTTTAGCTATTGCTTTAATTGGAGGCGCTGGTTTTGATCTTCAAATTACAACAGAAATTGGATTGCCAAATCTTAATCCAGCATATTGGTGGGGAAGTACAGATGAAGGTTGGATGCTAGGTTTACCTAAAATGGAGCACTTTATTGCGTCTTTACCTTTCGCCATTTTAGCGGTAGCAATGTGGTCGCCAGATTTCTTAGGACATCGTATTTTTCAAGAAATGAATTACCCAAAGAAATCAGAGAAAGTCTTAATGGATGTTGATGATACTATGACCATGTGTTCAATCAGACAAATGGTTGGAACAGCTGTTGGTGGTGGTAATATTACATCATCTTGGGGTACTTATTTAATTCCGGCTGCAATAGCAAAAAGACCTATTCCAGCAGGAGCTATTCTTCTAGGTTTAATGGTTATGGCAGTTGCTATTTTAGGAAGCCCGATGGATGTAGCTGTATGGCCGCCAGTAAGATGTATTGCGTTACTTGTTGGTGTGTTTTTACCTATGATTGAAGCTGGTATTCAAATGATTAAAAAAAGTTCATGTGCACAAGCTGCCGGAGTTTGTGTTTTTATGGCTATGGTAACAAATCCAGTATTGGCTTGGGCTTTAGCTATGTTTTTAGATAATAATGGTTTAATAGGCGATAAAGATAGAGCTAAGAAGTTATCTGTTATAGATAGGTTAGTTATTCCATTGACTATACTCATTATTTGCGTTGCAGCAGTTCTTGTAGTAGGAATGCTTAGAGGAAGTTATGGTATTGAATCTTTCTTGTAA
- the pflA gene encoding pyruvate formate-lyase-activating protein encodes METQANFLRVHSIESFGTHDGPGIRMVIFLQGCKLKCLYCHNPDSIDTHGGSDYPIEELVEMVLKTKPYFGKKGGVTVSGGEPLLQAKALIPFFKRLKEEGIHTNIDTNGRILNHFSQELLDDYADLIMLDIKHMTEEGYQYITGNPNKDTGLKFAKYREDSGKKMWLRYVLIPGITDKPELLHVLGNHFKDFKTIEKIEIQPYHKLGIHKWEALGWKYELEDVRENTEEEIATASKILSQYFKEVKHN; translated from the coding sequence ATCGAAACTCAAGCAAATTTTTTAAGAGTACATTCTATTGAAAGCTTTGGAACACATGATGGTCCAGGTATTAGAATGGTTATATTCTTGCAAGGATGTAAGTTAAAATGCTTGTATTGCCATAACCCAGATTCTATTGATACCCATGGTGGGAGCGATTATCCTATAGAAGAATTAGTTGAAATGGTCCTTAAAACAAAACCTTATTTTGGGAAAAAAGGAGGCGTAACCGTTTCTGGAGGCGAACCATTATTACAGGCAAAAGCTTTAATCCCTTTTTTTAAAAGGTTAAAAGAAGAAGGAATCCACACTAATATTGATACTAATGGACGCATATTAAATCATTTTTCACAGGAGTTGTTAGATGATTATGCCGATTTAATCATGCTAGATATTAAGCATATGACTGAAGAAGGTTATCAATATATAACTGGTAATCCTAATAAAGATACAGGTCTCAAATTTGCTAAATATAGAGAAGATTCTGGTAAAAAAATGTGGTTACGATATGTGTTAATTCCAGGAATCACAGATAAACCAGAATTATTACATGTTTTAGGAAATCATTTTAAAGATTTTAAAACCATAGAAAAAATTGAAATTCAGCCATACCATAAATTAGGAATTCATAAATGGGAAGCCTTAGGTTGGAAATATGAGCTTGAAGATGTTCGCGAAAATACAGAAGAAGAAATTGCTACTGCTTCAAAAATTTTAAGTCAATACTTTAAAGAAGTAAAACACAACTAA